In one Leishmania major strain Friedlin complete genome, chromosome 13 genomic region, the following are encoded:
- a CDS encoding putative MOZ/SAS family acetyltransferase → MEVGQRCRLLVADCTYTHATNSSDDIHGNGFTVTGVVVGVRPHAEEPWRRLYYVHCTRIEFGTELARQRRKAAAPSWSGAPLSTIGSGTIHSCNELRAAGGSFVSNGGYHYRYDGWYDAFALTPLSADVALANNTAAMASAGSSPPEPPATVSEPRDDEGAASASAVSHLPGQHRDAPEEWVAAMERDTAVCEVVYLCYAFQPWFSAPYSALQYLALPEDDVCHSVYVCHRCLSPFFTREQYYVHLAGEYCRLRTPPGRLIYHDEDAGYKAFLVDGAKNLHYGRCLSLLSKQLIESKVLSNDVDLYEYVVVTIPRASLPYMPAALPSCTSAEQCGVANLVALSREGFRQAASDFDAEDWDGDAVMGYFSRLKHHPDHTLSCIVTLPMFQRTRVATFLLDVAYWMTRQRQRLCGCGFCGRSGGAISRPFSPHGQSLLLSYWRRALLRSLAEVAPLHRRASRTAQPELRFTLAELRALMDIPIHTNDMETLLLHSEFAFYQPAAANAAAARYSDDDDSASPPTSPTSARRRQRHERGSTSTSLKDSQASSGSKLSSSSAGGSAGNGGSSTSGARYTGTLVLEAALLEAAAELHTKTPRSCVMFDKRWLVKDGRGAYAYDTPYYHH, encoded by the coding sequence ATGGAGGTCGGCCAGCGGTGTCGTCTCCTTGTCGCCGActgcacatacacgcatgcCACGAACAGCTCGGATGACATCCACGGCAACGGATTCACCGTGacaggggtggtggtgggggtgcgcCCCCACGCCGAGGAGCCATGGCGGCGCTTGTATTACGTTCACTGCACCCGCATCGAGTTTGGCACGGAgctggcgcggcagcggcgtaaGGCGGCTGCACCGTCGTGGAGCGGGGCCCCACTCAGCACTATTGGGAGTGGCACCATACACAGCTGCAacgagctgcgcgccgccggcggcagcttcgTCTCAAACGGCGGCTACCACTACCGCTACGATGGCTGGTATGATGCCTTCGCTCTCACCCCGCTGTCTGCGGACGTTGCCCTCGCCAACAACACCGCTGCCATGGCGTCCGCTGGCTCTTCGCCCCCTGAGCCGCCCGCGACGGTGTCGGAACCGCGCGATGACGAAGGAGCGGCGTCAGCGTCCGCCGTCTCGCACCTGCCTGGGCAGCACCGCGACGCACCGGAAGAGTGGGTGGCCGCGATGGAGCGTGACACGGCTGTGTGCGAGGTGGTGTATCTGTGCTACGCCTTCCAGCCTTGGTTTTCTGCACCCTACAGCGCTCTACAGTACCTGGCCCTCCCCGAGGACGACGTCTGCCACTCCGTCTACGTGTGCCACCGTTGTCTCTCGCCCTTCTTCACGCGGGAGCAGTACTACGTACACCTGGCCGGCGAGTACTGCCGCCTGCGCACCCCGCCTGGCCGACTTATCTACcatgacgaggacgccgggTACAAGGCGTTCCTCGTGGACGGTGCCAAGAACCTCCACTacggccgctgcctctccctcctgaGCAAACAGCTCATCGAGAGCAAAGTGCTGTCGAACGACGTCGACCTGTACGAGTATGTGGTGGTGACGATTCCGCGCGCCTCGCTACCGTACATGCCAGCCGCACTGCCGTCCTGCACGTCCGCCGAGCAGTGTGGAGTGGCCAACCTGGTCGCGCTCTCGAGGGAGGGGTTCCGCCAGGCTGCGAGTGACTTCGACGCGGAGGACTgggacggcgacgcggtgaTGGGGTACTTCAGCAGGCTGAAGCACCACCCCGATCACACGCTCTCGTGCATTGTCACGCTGCCCATGTTTCAACGCACACGTGTGGCTACTTTCCTGCTGGATGTGGCGTACTGGATgactcggcagcggcaacgtcTGTGCGGGTGCGGTTTCTGTGGGCGGTCTGGTGGAGCCATCAGTCGACCCTTCTCGCCCCACGGGCAGTCGTTGCTGCTCTCCTATTGGcgacgcgcgctgctgcggtctCTAGCCGAGGTTGCTCCGTTACACCGGCGTGCGTCACGGACCGCGCAGCCGGAGCTGCGCTTCACCCTGGCGGAGCTCCGCGCGCTGATGGACATACCAATCCACACAAACGACATGGAaacactgctgctgcataGCGAGTTCGCCTTCTATcagcccgctgctgccaacgccgcggcggcgcgctacagcgacgatgacgacagCGCCTCACCACCAACCTCTCCGACCTCTGCAAGGAGAAGGCAACGTCAcgagcgcggcagcacctccactTCGCTGAAAGACTCGcaggcgagcagcggcagcaagcTGTCCTCTTCCTCAGCCGGAGGCAGCGCTGGGAATGGAGGTAGCTCGACATCTGGCGCGCGCTACACGGGCACGCTGGTTCTGGAGGCCGCGCTCCttgaggcagcagcagagcttCACACAAAGACGCCGCGCTCGTGTGTGATGTTCGACAAGCGCTGGCTCGTAAAAGATGGGCGAGGCGCTTACGCGTACGACACGCCGTACTACCACCACTGA
- a CDS encoding putative small Rab GTP binding protein, producing MSSISRASTTTKAGGSASTRKFKLVLLGESGVGKSSVVQRLMKNAFSEKLNSTVGASFFRYTCNVDDDTAVHFDIWDTAGQERFKSLASMYYRGAAAALVVFDIVSADTFEKARYWIRELQANSPETIVMLVGNKKDLESERQVSVADAQQCAVEMGAVYHETSARSGDGVRDAFHAVAAKLIETNSAFSVREGGVMCHTENAAPRQENGCC from the coding sequence ATGTCATCCATCAGTCGCgcctcgacgacgacgaaggcgGGGGGTTCCGCTTCGACACGGAAGTTCAAGCTAGTCCTGCTCGGGGAGAGTGGCGTCGGCAAGTCGTCTGTCGTGCAGCGTCTCATGAAGAACGCCTTTAGCGAGAAGCTGAAcagcaccgtcggcgccTCCTTCTTCCGGTACACGTGCAACGTGGACGACGACACCGCCGTCCACTTCGATATATGGGACACGGCAGGGCAGGAGCGCTTTAAGAGTTTAGCCTCTATGTACTaccgcggagctgctgcggcgctcgTCGTGTTCGACATTGTCTCCGCCGATACGTTCGAAAAGGCAAGGTACTGGATTCGAGAGCTGCAAGCCAACTCGCCAGAGACGATTGTGATGCTGGTAGGCAACAAGAAGGACTTGGAGAGCGAGCGGCAGGTGTCTGTGGCAgatgcgcagcagtgcgcggTGGAGATGGGTGCCGTGTACCACGAGACtagcgcgcgcagcggcgacggggTTCGGGATGCATtccacgccgtcgctgcaaaACTGATCGAGACAAACAGTGCCTTCAGCGTGCGCGAGGGCGGTGTCATGTGCCACACAGAGAacgcggcaccgcgccaAGAGAACGGATGCTGCTAG
- a CDS encoding putative class 3 lipase, whose translation MMVCDRCSTLWALANLATRSDAGLLWGLYILRTVGPMPRMCIGSSCRILTRRLVCYGCGLPTVVTQPHTARVVRPNGVSKSVMDDVSVLDVQQLSLRAMEVGGMTTTQVERMFRGLFHRYEEMLAFRAITTAVLAQRVLLSMVASAIAYEYLGAPNITLSLSDIPYASVLRITVARERYTILEAPGRVKFIAFPGTHNWRTRWVDMQFARVTETVWSTLHEGVCLTTTAEDEEGANRAEATVLLNGGVRKVWEYQVHKGFAQEAQEVGLPFDTLLEDVRSGGYTLVLCGHSLGGATAQYLSLQLLQRCASLLVPRGSQEETPRLLCVSLGAPLLGNYELADHVQSCGWTHIFHNFVYRSDIVPRLSCTDELAWDAQSRLKELVTSVFTAAQSWWRGGGSQSSPASAASPAANTVASSSAATVAASTPTLSAGRLSTPLARLRAKTPSGTSIADTFPGVGASVTSALFSINNATGKETAVPEEEGISDESSALWEEQAQLAAYADTTLRNSHDALENDTPAPSREVAAQLDADVEAVLHDFKSRCARRSGAASRRWNTVHHSCREGGGAEPDVSDEPVTPSEIRVAADTVADVVLPVSSRRMHRCFTCFGRYHFIQYGAYGYVSTDDSETAFAVLKHGCGEASVLSDHSVEAYNRGVMIHLYRNTES comes from the coding sequence ATGATGGTGTGCGACCGCTGCTCCACGTTATGGGCGCTGGCGAACCTCGCCAcgcgcagcgacgctggCCTTCTGTGGGGGCTGTACATACTTCGGACAGTGGGGCCCATGCCTCGCATGTGCATCGGCTCGTCGTGCCGTATCCTGACACGTCGACTGGTGTGCTACGGGTGTGGGCTGCCCACCGTTGtcacgcagccgcacactGCACGTGTGGTCCGCCCGAACGGGGTGTCCAAGAGCGTGATGGACGACGTCAGCGTGCTcgacgtgcagcagctctcgctGCGCGCCATGGAGGTGGGCGGGATGACGACCACGCAGGTGGAGCGCATGTTTCGCGGGCTCTTCCACCGCTACGAAGAGATGCTCGCCTTCcgcgccatcaccaccgccgttcTGGCACAGCGAGTGCTGCTTTCCATGGTGGCCTCGGCAATCGCGTACGAGTACCTTGGAGCGCCAAACATCACCTTAAGTCTGTCTGACATCCCGTATGCATCTGTACTACGCATCACCGTAGCACGGGAGCGTTACACAATCCTTGAGGCGCCAGGTCGCGTTAAGTTCATTGCCTTTCCCGGAACGCACAACTGGCGGACGCGTTGGGTGGACATGCAGTTTGCGCGTGTAACGGAGACTGTGTGGTCGACGTTGCACGAAGGCGTCTGCctgacgacgacagcggagGACGAAGAGGGGGCCAACCGCGCTGAGGCAACGGTGCTCCTCAACGGCGGTGTTCGGAAGGTGTGGGAGTACCAGGTGCACAAGGGCTTCGCGCAAGAGGCGCAAGAGGTTGGGCTGCCCTTCGACACGCTTCTGGAAGACGTCCGCAGTGGCGGTTATACCCTTGTCCTGTGCGGCCACTCGCTGGGCGGGGCCACTGCGCAGTACTTGagtctgcagctgctgcaacgATGTGCTTCTCTGCTGGTGCCCCGCGGCTCGCAGGAGGAGACACCGCGACTGCTGTGCGTCTCACtcggtgcgccgctgctcggcaACTATGAGCTGGCCGACCACGTACAGAGCTGCGGCTGGACGCATATCTTCCACAACTTTGTCTACCGCAGCGATATTGTGCCTCGCCTGTCGTGCACGGACGAACTCGCTTGGGACGCGCAGTCGCGACTTAAGGAGCTCGTCACATCCGTCTTCACGGCAGCCCAGAGCTGGTGGAGGGGCGGCGGTAGTCAAAGCAGCCCCGCGAGTGCGgcgtcgccagcagcaaataccgtcgcctcctcctccgccgcgacTGTAGCAGCcagcacccccaccctcaGCGCCGGCAGGCTCTCCACCCCGCTGGCACGCTTGCGTGCCAAGACGCCGTCCGGCACTTCCATTGCGGACACTTTTCCAGGTGTTGGCGCTTCAGTTACGTCTGCACTCTTCTCGATAAACAACGCGACGGGCAAGGAGACCGCCGTGCCAGAGGAGGAAGGCATCTCTGACGAGTCGTCTGCATTGTGGGAAGAGCAAGCGCAGCTCGCTGCGTATGCTGATACCACCCTCCGCAACAGCCATGACGCGCTGGAGAACGACACGCCAGCACCATCTCGTgaggtggcagcgcagctggaCGCCGACGTGGAGGCGGTCCTCCACGATTTCAAAAGCCGATGCGCGcgcaggagcggcgccgcgtctAGGCGATGGAACACCGTGCATCACTCGTGCCGcgaaggtggcggcgctgaacCCGACGTCAGCGATGAGCCGGTCACACCTTCTGAAATTCGGGTTGCGGCGGACACGGTGGCTGATGTAGTGCTGCCGGTGTCTTCGCGCCGCATGCACCGCTGCTTCACGTGCTTCGGCCGCTATCATTTTATCCAATACGGTGCCTACGGGTATGTGTCGACCGACGACTCGGAGACCGCCTTCGCGGTGTTGAAGCACGGCTGCGGGGAGGCCTCGGTTTTGAGTGATCACTCTGTGGAGGCGTACAATCGAGGGGTGATGATCCACCTCTACCGCAACACCGAGTCTTAG
- a CDS encoding putative protein kinase A regulatory subunit translates to MSAGDTPVSLFLQACNQEGVKTPNPKLVEFFQSHETFDSILEIDLSNNYIGNRGLLAVLGVIEHLSCFRCLNAMDQKLYNSDFSEEAVKGNAVIDRIVEVFKVHPTANSLNLSNNPISNYAGRKLLSLAQVNRRMCLIEVSDTRIDFDLRNKIAKQCEENTRNMWDAEQDENANSCAVFGENLEWVPTQATADLTSLGAGRARRQTVRVEGIDPEAAKNYVPPVHEKSQEDTDMICKLLSHNVLFGFLGSKDILTVAGAMYREEFVKDERIIEFGQTHCDKLYVIQSGEADVIKEGQKVFVKTEGTAVGELELLYDTPAVATVKVSTEVLVAWVLDRETYRNLVMGSCIRRRETYMSMLAKVPFLQSLDAYERMQIADALTSDEFAAGDYIIHYDEEGEWLYIIIEGTVEVIGRDAAGNKTKVCEFHSGDHIGELEFLNKHRTVADIVAVTGVTTAKLNRRHFEMCMGPVMDVLKRNSTSAKYDYYQQVLQQQQQGAPAAVQ, encoded by the coding sequence ATGTCCGCCGGAGACACCCCCGTCTCGCTCTTCCTGCAGGCGTGCAACCAGGAGGGCGTCAAGACACCCAATCCGAAGCTGGTAGAGTTCTTTCAGAGCCACGAAACCTTCGACAGCATCCTTGAGATCGACCTCAGCAACAACTACATCGGCAACCGCGGCCTGCTGGCAGTGCTGGGCGTCATTGAGCATCTGAGCTGCTTCCGCTGCCTCAACGCCATGGACCAGAAGCTGTACAACTCAGACTTCAGCGAGGAGGCTGTCAAGGGCAATGCCGTGATTGACCGCATCGTGGAAGTGTTCAAGGTGCACCCCACCGCCAACTCGCTCAACCTCAGCAACAACCCCATCTCCAACTACGCGGGACGCAAGCTGCTCTCCCTTGCGCAGGTGAACCGCCGCATGTGCCTCATCGAGGTGAGCGACACCCGCATAGACTTTGATCTTCGCAACAAGATTGCGAAGCAGTGCGAGGAGAACACCCGCAACATGTGGGACGCCGAACAGGATGAGAACGCGAATTCGTGTGCGGTCTTCGGCGAGAACCTGGAGTGGGTGCCGACCCAGGCCACGGCGGACCTGACGTCGCTCGGCGCCGGCCGCGCTCGTCGCCAGACAGTACGAGTCGAGGGCATTGACCCTGAGGCGGCCAAGAACTACGTGCCCCCGGTGCATGAAAAGTCGCAGGAAGACACGGATATGATTTGCAAGCTGCTGAGCCACAACGTGCTCTTCGGCTTCCTCGGCAGCAAGGACATCCTAACTGTGGCGGGCGCGATGTACCGCGAGGAGTTCGTGAAGGACGAGCGCATCATCGAGTTTGGTCAGACCCACTGCGACAAGCTCTACGTTATTCagagcggcgaggcagaTGTTATAAAAGAGGGCCAAAAAGTGTTCGTCAAGACGGAGGGCACGGCGGTGGGcgagctggagctgctgtaCGACACGCCTGCCGTAGCAACCGTGAAGGTGTCCACGGAGGTGCTGGTGGCGTGGGTGCTGGACCGCGAAACGTACCGCAACCTCGTCATGGGCTCCTGCATCCGCCGCCGTGAAACGTACATGTCGATGTTGGCCAAGGTTCCCTTCCTGCAGAGCCTCGACGCCTACGAGCGCATGCAGATCGCAGATGCCCTCACGAGCGACGAGTTCGCTGCCGGCGACTACATCATCCActacgacgaggagggcgagtggCTGTACATCATTATCGAAGGCACCGTGGAGGTCATCGGTCGCGACGCGGCCGGCAACAAGACGAAAGTGTGTGAGTTCCACAGCGGTGACCACATTGGCGAGCTGGAGTTCCTCAATAAGCACCGCACTGTTGCGGACATCGTGGCCGTCACGGGCGTCACGACGGCGAAGCTGAACCGCCGGCATTTCGAGATGTGCATGGGCCCCGTCATGGACGTGTTGAAGCGGAATAGCACCTCTGCCAAGTACGACTACTACCAGCAAgtgctccagcagcaacagcagggTGCCCCGGCGGCGGTCCAGTAA